The segment agcagactgcaaggggaaaaagaaactaattattatcagtgcaagtggctcctaatcctgagtaatgctggatctctagccacctaaagtaagagacagatgcacacggaaagcagggctgccgactaccatgcatctggcatgactttcacgctctcagacactcacgcaaggaatcttccactatattattccactataagcctaaatgtagctacatcagaagcgttggtgtagtttgcaaaccctacataccatttagaacaggggtcaccaacatggtgcccactggcaccaggatgcccccaaggaccacatcagtcacccacggacctgttataaaaataccacaactcaccagtgggcagcaactaaaatttcattttatcttgttgctattcttctttaatcacatttgtatttatatagatttgaaaatgacaatatccaaaaaagcatttaaaacgtgtttattctacatgaagtttagataagtttaggtaaagtctgttctggtagcctttgtatggctcagtacccgtgaagtagctctcagtttcaaaaaggttgctgacccttgatatatagtataccccaatcttgggtgatatatcctaatcagtaaaataacagtcggctaaattccgcatagtgatctcattaactgcgtgttgttgctgaaatacatcacacagacgtcgggggaatgtcaaatcatcagaatatgtaagatttatacatttggttaagttgaacgcatttgctgttgaatgcaattcctatcccattaacaattactggttgaaaaattgctgttagtgtcttaaatcatactgctgtaaaagtgaaatttacaacagaaatcaatatgcttagaatatgggttaagatggaaaataatttttccatcccaatcctaatcatgttaatgcaaatttacagcagtgtggattctcagaaaaaaaggtactctgacataaagatcagcaatacagtgcaaataacatttaatttcacatttatacaaaaaaaggacagggcatttcgatgataaaatctgtagtgaacaataagtcgcatcaaaacaaaacctggaattcggtcatgctaccttaaggttaaacattactttgtgcaaagttccttgttctgaaataaatactttctgcaatagcacatccaaccatattcacacagtctttatcgttatttatttattcagccgtttttttcttactgccagcatctcataaaaagggtcagtgctcacagcagcagtgatgctctgtatccacttgtccttctcctcaggggttggcgccgagatgcggtacaccacatgattgccctctaccaggcggccgtccgcctccgttttgcaggctttcatcagctgtctgctgttgttagggatgtacagttcaaagcagttaggcttcctgagatccttcacctcacggatgctcagattctccagcggaatgatcaccctgggtttcttatccgtagtatgtttGAAGTAATAAAGGCAGTTatccatcaggatgaaccaccgccttttccatgttttcacccgtcctcctcccagtttgaagagccaaccctctctgtcagggctgaagaaggcattgttcccattgccttcaggaatcttgaatggctcattctttatgctcttataaagatttcggaggagttcatctggcaggttgcctccatcattgattcctcgattcatggagatgaacctgtccacactgggcttgtctctcacatttggattatgaaggctagtgtttagcatgattatggaaaatgaaagtacatagcaggtgtcaatgttttggaagactccaggattacattgacagtacctctgcacaaaggcctccatcatcctgtcaatcttttgtgcttctcctggcagacggaaactccagaggaactgcctgagagcctgtaccaggttgaaccctgcgaattcatgaagcccaagaaatgtttggaggacttggatattgaagtcgtctctctcacccaggtaatccccaatggctgttttgttcagcccctctcccttgtataggagctgggcgatgtcctcagacgtgtgccggagaagattgttttgtaccatgaacaggatacccttcttagggtccatgttgaatttctttcttcccatggcgacatgcctattcttttctaagatttggctgcgtttggtgctggattcaaggccctccacttccatgagggcctctctcagcgcctcccgcagcctctggatctccagcagaagggctcctttcctcagccggatgtcctcaagttcagagtgcttctctggactcaggtccatggagactgcagcagacaggaaaaggagatcgtcagcgggtgtggagctcagcaggttggccatctctgccagtttggttgttggttcaactcccatggcagagtaatcgtaacattgttaagcccttgagcaagtcccttagacccaagtgctctgaccccaaactctcatcacttcggacaaaagcatatgctgaatatatgtaatcccaaagggcagttacagaagaccccaggaccggagtaacgtgggaagcaattactgatgcctggaagctttggggcatgcaaataaactgcatccaaaggcaaatggctaataaagaatgctctgaatgccaggcattcgtccagcagtgagatcgtagagataatgaataaagatagaaagtgtgaataaagataaaacatttcgattgtatttgcgaagcgatgctggatgcgctgagctcgccgggaaggtcatgtggtccgcattccctccccatgcacacgtgatcagctcaatcacaccgaaattgtcggtttgctgcccttcagggaaacaatctaaagggtgttacgggaaaagtaatcgatgcaagagccaatgatgttctcctggtgcctacccttgtttatgttatcgttactgacacaaacaatgatgaacgataataagcatttataagccatgatgaccgcaccattaacgtggagttgcactaacatctgtttttatagctaaccagcaagtcaacctCTCACCCTAGTAATGCAGcagcgccggttaaacaatacgtttacacagagtgcttgtgatcagtggcctatactacgaatcagggttactggcttatcgaggtaacttgacggatttaaggtaccacagtttaaatgaacttcatatttgttcatcgggatgtctgaatcggtgctgatcagtactacgatgccagttatgcaatgtagttttgataaaacttttctgtcatttaacataagaggaaaaaaataattatactgtagtcaaattggctgatataaaatcgtttaaaactgtgacaaattttgcctttttttacagtgtatacttccagtcacaaggtagcagatacggatttctgaaatagcaaaggtaaaggtcaatgattaatatccctcatctcttttaaaactataggtaagatgctgttttgatatcctgtctagggttggagtgtaacagtattcacgggaaaggggaatgggataaagggacaaacggggtgagggcaagaagggaacaccagtggacaaagggatattttttgtattttcattttttttcatgtataatactgacactgaacaaataaccctgtgcaaaagactttgggagtgaccacagcctaaataacaaacaaaatccctgtTGTAATCTAAATCTGTAATGTATGTATGGGTCAATGTTGCCACCTAGTGGGAAAACTGTATAGTTTTTGTACAGCAAATGTTAACAGAGTTTCCGGTCAGGTGTCTAGATTATTTTCAATAAGTTTTGGTTACGATGCTAGAAGGCACATGTTATGTAGCTCCTGCCATCCGTTTGTGTAAGTGTACAAATGCGTGCATATAAAGTGTTCTTAAACACGTTTCGTGGTCAGGTGCTTATTTATTAAGTAAAGTTACCACATATTTTGGCGACgaggtgaattttttttttcgcgCGGAGGGAGTGCTGGCAAGATGACTACTTTCGGGACTGTGGGTGAATTCGTGGAGGGAACCGAGGATTGGACAGAGTACGAAGAAAGGTTAGGACACTTTTTCTCTGCAAATGGAATTTCTGATGGAGACAGAAAGCGCTCCATTCTCTTGAGTGCGTGCGGTGCTAAAACTTACAAGCTAATACGGAATTTAGCCACGCCGCGGAAACCGGGAGAGATTCCTTACGACGACCTCGTCCAACTCGTGGCGAATCACCACAATCCGAAACCATCTGTGATAGTCCAGCGTTTCAAGTTCCACAGTCACTTCAGGAAGCAAGGTCAGTCTGTGGCTAACTTCGTGGCGGAGCTAAGGCAGTTGTCGGAGCACTGTGATTTCGGAGCAGTGTTGGATGACATGCTTCGGGACAGACTTGTTTGCGGTATTAATAATGAGGCTATTCAAAGACGGTTGCTGGGAGAGACACCGCCATTAACCTTCAAGAAGGCTTTTGATATTTctcagggtatggaaatggcTGACAGTAATGCAAAAGACATTCAGAGGGGACATGCGGTTTCACAGGCAGCAACGGTGCATCAGGTCCGGAAAGAGACTGGTAAACAGCCTAAAATCGTTGAATGTTTTCGCTGTGGGGGGAAGCATTATGCAAACGAGTGCAAATTCAAGGAGAGTGTTTGTCATTCCTGCAAAAAAGTTGGACATTTAGCTAAACAATGTAAGACTTCTAAGTTTAAACGCAACCCTGGACAGAAAAGTGCAAAACAGTTTAGGGCAGCAACGAATCATTTGGAGAATCAAGCTGAGGAATCGGCATGTGCCTACAATATGTATGGAATACGAAGTGGTGATTTTCCTCCTGTACCTTATTACGCCACTTTGGACGTAAACGGACAAGACATTACTTTCGAGATTGATTCAGGGGCTTCTACATCAGTCATTAGTGAAGATACCTACAAAAGCACTTGGAGGTCAGACCCTCCCACACTTAGACCTACAAATTTGAACCTCAGGACATATACAGGGCAATCCATTCCACATCTGGGGGAGTTGCACGTACACATGTGTACTGGAGGTCAGAGAGCTGCTGTTAGATTGGTGGTAGCTAAAGGTAGCGGTCCTAGCCTTTTGGGACGTGATGTGCTTAGAAAACTTCAGTTAAATTGGCAAGAAATTAAATTTGTACGCACTGTAGAGGACATTCTGCAGAAATACTCTGATGTTTTCCGAGATGAGCTGGGTACTTTAAAAGGGGTGACAGTAAAATTGCATGTTGACCCAAATGCCACCCCACGATTTTTCAAACCAAGGTCAGTGCCCTATGCAATGAAAAGCAAAGTGGAAGAAGAGCTAGAGAGGTTGCAGAGACTGGGCATTATAGAAACGGTACAATTTTCCAAGTGGGCAGCACCTATTGTTCCAGTTTTAAAACCAGACAAAACTGTGAGAATATGTGGGGATTATAAACTCACTGTAAATCAAGTCTCAACCTTGGATGAATACCCACTGCCAAGAGTGGAAGACCTGTTTGCTACCCTGGCTGGAGGTAAATTCTTCACAAAACTGGACATGAGTCAGGCTTATCAACAGCTGATGCTAGAGGATGAATCTAAGGAATATGTAACCATTAACACTCACAAAGGGTTATTTAAATACAACCGCCTGGTTTTTGGTGTTGCATCCAGTCCAGCGATTTTTCAAAGAACTATGGACATAGTGTTGCAAGGCATTCAGCAAGTGGCTGTATATCTGGATGATATATTGATCACAGGAGCCACTGAGGGAGAACATTTAGCAAACTTGGAAAAGGTTTtagaaagacttttaagagctGGGTTAAGGCTGAAGCGGGATAAGTGTGTATTCCTGGCACCAAGCGTGACTTACTTGGGTCATGAAATTACATCGGAAGGACTTAAGCCAGTGGAAGGAAAAGTCAGGGCTATAAAAGATGCTCCAAGCCCTAAAGGCATCACTGAACTTAGATCATTTTTAGgaatggtaaattactatggtAAGTTTCTACCTGACCTTTCAACTGTGATGTCCCCTTTGTACAAGCTACTGAGGGGTGACACTGCATGGCATTGGAAAAAGGAGCAAGAGCAGGCTTTCAAGGCTGTGAAAGAGCTGTTACACTCAGACAGACTGTTGGTCCATTTCAATCCTGACAAAGAGATCATATTGTCCTGTGACGCATCCCCGTATGGAGTAGGGGCAGTCCTTGCTCACAAAATGGACGATAGGTCAGAAAGGCCTATTGCATTTGCTTCGCGTACTTTGAGTACAGCAGAAAAGGGATACTCACAATTGGACAAGGAAGGTCTGGCTGTGGTTTTTGCTGTGAAACGTTTTCATCAGTATCTCTATGGTCGGACATTCACAGTTTTCACTGACCACAAACCTCTGTTAAGTCTGTTGGGAGAGAAGAAAGGCATTTCACCACAGGCCTCGCCTAGAGTACAGCGATGGGCACTCACATTGTCAGCTTATCAGTACAAACTGGTGTACAGAATGGGTGTGGATAATGCAAATGCTGATGCCCTGAGTCGGTTGCCGTTACCTGAACTTGCGGCTGTTGCACCTGTACCTCcagaaactgtgttttcattGGAATGGTTAGCTGACATACCACTGCAGGCTAAACAAATTAGTCAATGGACTGAGCGGGACCCGTTGTTGTCGAAAGTTAAGATGTATCTGTTGCATGGATGGCCAAGTATTTTGGAGGGGGAGGAGATGAGACATTATGCAAAACGGAAGCTAGAATTAAGCCTGCAAGGAGGCTGCATTTTTTGGGGTGCAAGAGTTGTTGTACCACCCCCTGGCCGTTCACAGATCATAGAGGAAGTACATGAGGCACACCCAGGGGTGTCACGAATGAAAAGTTTAGCGAGATCCTATGTATGGTGGCCAAAAATGGATCAGGATTTGGAGAACAAAGTGAAGTCCTGTAGACAATGCCAGCTGAATCAGAACTCCCCTGCACCTGCACTTTTACATCCATGGGAGTGGCCTGCTAGACCTTGGTCTAGGTTGCACTTAGATTTTGCGGGACCATTTTTGGGACAAATGTTTTTGATTATGGTGGATGCACACTCTAAATGGATAGAGGCACACATAATGCACAACATCACGGCAGCTGTAACAATAGAGAAACTACGGCAGATTTTTGCAGTGCATGGATTCCTCGACAAGCTTGTCACAGATAATGGTACCACATTCACAAGTGAACTGTTCCAAGAGTTTATGAAGCAAAATGGAGTTCATCATATCCGTACAGCACCTTTTCATCCTGCCTCAAATGGGTTGGCAGAGCGAGCAGTACAAACAGTGAAAGAAGGTCTGAAAAAGATGACAGGAGGTTCACTGAGTACTCGTCTCTCACGTTTCTTGTTTCAGTATCGTCTCACGCCACAATCCACTACAGCACGCTCACCAGCCGAGATGCTCATGGGACGCAGGCCCAAATCAAGGTTGGATTTGCTGCGCCCTAACATGGAAGCAAGGGTGGAGAGAAAACAAGAAAAGCAAAAGGAGAAATTCAACCAGCAAGCACATAAGAGAGAATTTAAACCAGAGGATAAAGTCTATGTGAGGGATTTCAGTAAAACAAGCAGTCAGAAATGGTTATCAGGGACTGTATTAAAACCAAGTGGTCCGGTCTCATATGTTGTGCAGCTAGCGGATGGACGTGTAGTACGCAGACATGTGGATCACGTGAGGACACAACATGATTACGATGCGAGTACTGAAAATCTCTGTGATACAAACTTGCCATCTCTAAGTCATTTCCCAGGAA is part of the Brienomyrus brachyistius isolate T26 unplaced genomic scaffold, BBRACH_0.4 scaffold97, whole genome shotgun sequence genome and harbors:
- the LOC125727432 gene encoding uncharacterized protein LOC125727432 isoform X3 — translated: MTTFGTVGEFVEGTEDWTEYEERLGHFFSANGISDGDRKRSILLSACGAKTYKLIRNLATPRKPGEIPYDDLVQLVANHHNPKPSVIVQRFKFHSHFRKQGQSVANFVAELRQLSEHCDFGAVLDDMLRDRLVCGINNEAIQRRLLGETPPLTFKKAFDISQGMEMADSNAKDIQRGHAVSQAATVHQVRKETVSSHATIHYSTLTSRDAHGTQAQIKVGFAAP
- the LOC125727432 gene encoding uncharacterized protein K02A2.6-like isoform X1 produces the protein MTTFGTVGEFVEGTEDWTEYEERLGHFFSANGISDGDRKRSILLSACGAKTYKLIRNLATPRKPGEIPYDDLVQLVANHHNPKPSVIVQRFKFHSHFRKQGQSVANFVAELRQLSEHCDFGAVLDDMLRDRLVCGINNEAIQRRLLGETPPLTFKKAFDISQGMEMADSNAKDIQRGHAVSQAATVHQVRKETGKQPKIVECFRCGGKHYANECKFKESVCHSCKKVGHLAKQCKTSKFKRNPGQKSAKQFRAATNHLENQAEESACAYNMYGIRSGDFPPVPYYATLDVNGQDITFEIDSGASTSVISEDTYKSTWRSDPPTLRPTNLNLRTYTGQSIPHLGELHVHMCTGGQRAAVRLVVAKGSGPSLLGRDVLRKLQLNWQEIKFVRTVEDILQKYSDVFRDELGTLKGVTVKLHVDPNATPRFFKPRSVPYAMKSKVEEELERLQRLGIIETVQFSKWAAPIVPVLKPDKTVRICGDYKLTVNQVSTLDEYPLPRVEDLFATLAGVSSHATIHYSTLTSRDAHGTQAQIKVGFAAP
- the LOC125727432 gene encoding uncharacterized protein K02A2.6-like isoform X2; this translates as MLRDRLVCGINNEAIQRRLLGETPPLTFKKAFDISQGMEMADSNAKDIQRGHAVSQAATVHQVRKETGKQPKIVECFRCGGKHYANECKFKESVCHSCKKVGHLAKQCKTSKFKRNPGQKSAKQFRAATNHLENQAEESACAYNMYGIRSGDFPPVPYYATLDVNGQDITFEIDSGASTSVISEDTYKSTWRSDPPTLRPTNLNLRTYTGQSIPHLGELHVHMCTGGQRAAVRLVVAKGSGPSLLGRDVLRKLQLNWQEIKFVRTVEDILQKYSDVFRDELGTLKGVTVKLHVDPNATPRFFKPRSVPYAMKSKVEEELERLQRLGIIETVQFSKWAAPIVPVLKPDKTVRICGDYKLTVNQVSTLDEYPLPRVEDLFATLAGVSSHATIHYSTLTSRDAHGTQAQIKVGFAAP